From one Macrobrachium nipponense isolate FS-2020 chromosome 37, ASM1510439v2, whole genome shotgun sequence genomic stretch:
- the LOC135209094 gene encoding beta-1,4-glucuronyltransferase 1-like isoform X2: MSFYMNATTRLRNQAKRVSNIMSEKQVMVGWRRSALVRGSFVLNVVFALYVAVHVVAPPRLVTPRGAAVSLIHDNLTSSSSSSSSDDPSADYPTESEPTIDDPSEPPAPPTPAPTLQEKVYPDLHTCHTPTLTARPALHGTHWVLYNYIPADTQPACNESVTYTTHADFTFLDNLVPLVERWRGPVSAAVFAPGGDFNTTLRTVAFLRTCRPLVAKHVTFHLFFPADHMPHHVPPTAHLIAQRPSCSMPPPYLAAHTYKRAHNLTYPVNIARNIARRAAATYFVLASDVELYPSLDFIRLFMAMMRRQDASRVPAPTRRVYVLPIFEIKSGLRPPATKAALVRMLKRGSAIPFHKFVCPQCHKVPGMREWAESNATDSVNVVMVAKRHPPFHHWEPIYVGTHLEPFYDERLSWEGRSDKMTQMYVMCVLDYEFHVLDNAFLVHRPGIKRHRRDRHRDMLTAKQNALLHNKITPELHTIYGKRGTCFL; this comes from the exons GTGATGGTGGGATGGCGTCGGAGCGCGCTCGTGCGGGGCAGCTTCGTCCTAAATGTGGTCTTCGCCCTGTACGTGGCTGTCCACGTGGTGGCGCCCCCGAGGCTGGTCACGCCCCGGGGCGCCGCCGTCTCCCTGATCCACGATAACCTGACGTCCTCCTCGTCCTCATCTTCCTCCGACGACCCCTCGGCCGACTACCCGACCGAGAGCGAGCCGACCATCGACGACCCCTCGGAGCCGCCGGCGCCGCCCACGCCCGCCCCGACGCTGCAGGAGAAGGTGTACCCGGACCTGCACACGTGCCACACGCCCACGCTCACGGCCCGCCCGGCCCTCCACGGGACGCACTGGGTGCTGTACAACTACATTCCGGCGGACACGCAGCCCGCCTGCAACGAGTCGGTGACCTACACCACCCACGCCGACTTCACCTTCCTGGACAACCTGGTGCCGCTAGTGGAGCGGTGGCGGGGGCCCGTCAGCGCCGCCGTCTTCGCCCCCGGCGGCGACTTCAACACGACGCTGCGCACCGTCGCCTTCCTGCGCACCTGCCGCCCACTCGTCGCCAAGCATGTCACCTTCCACCTGTTCTTCCCGGCCGACCACATGCCTCACCACGTGCCGCCCACCGCCCACCTCATCGCTCAACGGCCCTCCTGCTCCATGCCGCCCCCGTACCTGGCCGCCCACACCTACAAGCGCGCCCACAACCTCACCTACCCGGTGAACATCGCGCGCAACATCGCGCGCAGGGCGGCCGCCACCTACTTCGTCCTGGCCAGCGACGTGGAGCTCTACCCCTCCCTCGACTTCATCCGCCTCTTCATGGCCATGATGCGGCGCCAGGACGCCTCTCGGGTGCCCGCGCCCACCCGCCGCGTGTACGTCCTGCCCATCTTCGAGATCAAGAGCGGCCTGCGGCCGCCCGCCACCAAAGCCGCCCTGGTGCGCATGCTCAAGCGGGGCTCCGCCATCCCCTTCCACAAGTTCGTGTGCCCCCAGTGCCACAAGGTGCCCGGCATGAGGGAGTGGGCGGAGTCCAACGCCACCGACAGCGTCAACGTGGTCATGGTGGCCAAGAGGCACCCGCCATTCCACCACTGGGAGCCCATCTACGTCGGCACCCACCTGGAGCCCTTCTACGACGAGAGGCTCTCCTGGGAAGGGCGCTCGGATAAGATGACCCAG ATGTACGTGATGTGCGTCCTGGACTACGAGTTCCACGTCCTGGACAACGCCTTCCTGGTGCACAGGCCGGGGATCAAACGCCACCGGCGGGACCGCCACAGGGACATGCTGACGGCGAAGCAGAACGCCCTCCTCCACAACAAAATCACGCCCGAGCTCCACACCATTTACGGCAAAAGAGGAACGTGCTTCTTGTAG
- the LOC135209094 gene encoding beta-1,4-glucuronyltransferase 1-like isoform X3, with product MLIVLSSNRWEMNATTRLRNQAKRVMVGWRRSALVRGSFVLNVVFALYVAVHVVAPPRLVTPRGAAVSLIHDNLTSSSSSSSSDDPSADYPTESEPTIDDPSEPPAPPTPAPTLQEKVYPDLHTCHTPTLTARPALHGTHWVLYNYIPADTQPACNESVTYTTHADFTFLDNLVPLVERWRGPVSAAVFAPGGDFNTTLRTVAFLRTCRPLVAKHVTFHLFFPADHMPHHVPPTAHLIAQRPSCSMPPPYLAAHTYKRAHNLTYPVNIARNIARRAAATYFVLASDVELYPSLDFIRLFMAMMRRQDASRVPAPTRRVYVLPIFEIKSGLRPPATKAALVRMLKRGSAIPFHKFVCPQCHKVPGMREWAESNATDSVNVVMVAKRHPPFHHWEPIYVGTHLEPFYDERLSWEGRSDKMTQMYVMCVLDYEFHVLDNAFLVHRPGIKRHRRDRHRDMLTAKQNALLHNKITPELHTIYGKRGTCFL from the exons GTGATGGTGGGATGGCGTCGGAGCGCGCTCGTGCGGGGCAGCTTCGTCCTAAATGTGGTCTTCGCCCTGTACGTGGCTGTCCACGTGGTGGCGCCCCCGAGGCTGGTCACGCCCCGGGGCGCCGCCGTCTCCCTGATCCACGATAACCTGACGTCCTCCTCGTCCTCATCTTCCTCCGACGACCCCTCGGCCGACTACCCGACCGAGAGCGAGCCGACCATCGACGACCCCTCGGAGCCGCCGGCGCCGCCCACGCCCGCCCCGACGCTGCAGGAGAAGGTGTACCCGGACCTGCACACGTGCCACACGCCCACGCTCACGGCCCGCCCGGCCCTCCACGGGACGCACTGGGTGCTGTACAACTACATTCCGGCGGACACGCAGCCCGCCTGCAACGAGTCGGTGACCTACACCACCCACGCCGACTTCACCTTCCTGGACAACCTGGTGCCGCTAGTGGAGCGGTGGCGGGGGCCCGTCAGCGCCGCCGTCTTCGCCCCCGGCGGCGACTTCAACACGACGCTGCGCACCGTCGCCTTCCTGCGCACCTGCCGCCCACTCGTCGCCAAGCATGTCACCTTCCACCTGTTCTTCCCGGCCGACCACATGCCTCACCACGTGCCGCCCACCGCCCACCTCATCGCTCAACGGCCCTCCTGCTCCATGCCGCCCCCGTACCTGGCCGCCCACACCTACAAGCGCGCCCACAACCTCACCTACCCGGTGAACATCGCGCGCAACATCGCGCGCAGGGCGGCCGCCACCTACTTCGTCCTGGCCAGCGACGTGGAGCTCTACCCCTCCCTCGACTTCATCCGCCTCTTCATGGCCATGATGCGGCGCCAGGACGCCTCTCGGGTGCCCGCGCCCACCCGCCGCGTGTACGTCCTGCCCATCTTCGAGATCAAGAGCGGCCTGCGGCCGCCCGCCACCAAAGCCGCCCTGGTGCGCATGCTCAAGCGGGGCTCCGCCATCCCCTTCCACAAGTTCGTGTGCCCCCAGTGCCACAAGGTGCCCGGCATGAGGGAGTGGGCGGAGTCCAACGCCACCGACAGCGTCAACGTGGTCATGGTGGCCAAGAGGCACCCGCCATTCCACCACTGGGAGCCCATCTACGTCGGCACCCACCTGGAGCCCTTCTACGACGAGAGGCTCTCCTGGGAAGGGCGCTCGGATAAGATGACCCAG ATGTACGTGATGTGCGTCCTGGACTACGAGTTCCACGTCCTGGACAACGCCTTCCTGGTGCACAGGCCGGGGATCAAACGCCACCGGCGGGACCGCCACAGGGACATGCTGACGGCGAAGCAGAACGCCCTCCTCCACAACAAAATCACGCCCGAGCTCCACACCATTTACGGCAAAAGAGGAACGTGCTTCTTGTAG
- the LOC135209094 gene encoding beta-1,4-glucuronyltransferase 1-like isoform X4 has translation MSFYMNATTRLRNQAKRVMVGWRRSALVRGSFVLNVVFALYVAVHVVAPPRLVTPRGAAVSLIHDNLTSSSSSSSSDDPSADYPTESEPTIDDPSEPPAPPTPAPTLQEKVYPDLHTCHTPTLTARPALHGTHWVLYNYIPADTQPACNESVTYTTHADFTFLDNLVPLVERWRGPVSAAVFAPGGDFNTTLRTVAFLRTCRPLVAKHVTFHLFFPADHMPHHVPPTAHLIAQRPSCSMPPPYLAAHTYKRAHNLTYPVNIARNIARRAAATYFVLASDVELYPSLDFIRLFMAMMRRQDASRVPAPTRRVYVLPIFEIKSGLRPPATKAALVRMLKRGSAIPFHKFVCPQCHKVPGMREWAESNATDSVNVVMVAKRHPPFHHWEPIYVGTHLEPFYDERLSWEGRSDKMTQMYVMCVLDYEFHVLDNAFLVHRPGIKRHRRDRHRDMLTAKQNALLHNKITPELHTIYGKRGTCFL, from the exons GTGATGGTGGGATGGCGTCGGAGCGCGCTCGTGCGGGGCAGCTTCGTCCTAAATGTGGTCTTCGCCCTGTACGTGGCTGTCCACGTGGTGGCGCCCCCGAGGCTGGTCACGCCCCGGGGCGCCGCCGTCTCCCTGATCCACGATAACCTGACGTCCTCCTCGTCCTCATCTTCCTCCGACGACCCCTCGGCCGACTACCCGACCGAGAGCGAGCCGACCATCGACGACCCCTCGGAGCCGCCGGCGCCGCCCACGCCCGCCCCGACGCTGCAGGAGAAGGTGTACCCGGACCTGCACACGTGCCACACGCCCACGCTCACGGCCCGCCCGGCCCTCCACGGGACGCACTGGGTGCTGTACAACTACATTCCGGCGGACACGCAGCCCGCCTGCAACGAGTCGGTGACCTACACCACCCACGCCGACTTCACCTTCCTGGACAACCTGGTGCCGCTAGTGGAGCGGTGGCGGGGGCCCGTCAGCGCCGCCGTCTTCGCCCCCGGCGGCGACTTCAACACGACGCTGCGCACCGTCGCCTTCCTGCGCACCTGCCGCCCACTCGTCGCCAAGCATGTCACCTTCCACCTGTTCTTCCCGGCCGACCACATGCCTCACCACGTGCCGCCCACCGCCCACCTCATCGCTCAACGGCCCTCCTGCTCCATGCCGCCCCCGTACCTGGCCGCCCACACCTACAAGCGCGCCCACAACCTCACCTACCCGGTGAACATCGCGCGCAACATCGCGCGCAGGGCGGCCGCCACCTACTTCGTCCTGGCCAGCGACGTGGAGCTCTACCCCTCCCTCGACTTCATCCGCCTCTTCATGGCCATGATGCGGCGCCAGGACGCCTCTCGGGTGCCCGCGCCCACCCGCCGCGTGTACGTCCTGCCCATCTTCGAGATCAAGAGCGGCCTGCGGCCGCCCGCCACCAAAGCCGCCCTGGTGCGCATGCTCAAGCGGGGCTCCGCCATCCCCTTCCACAAGTTCGTGTGCCCCCAGTGCCACAAGGTGCCCGGCATGAGGGAGTGGGCGGAGTCCAACGCCACCGACAGCGTCAACGTGGTCATGGTGGCCAAGAGGCACCCGCCATTCCACCACTGGGAGCCCATCTACGTCGGCACCCACCTGGAGCCCTTCTACGACGAGAGGCTCTCCTGGGAAGGGCGCTCGGATAAGATGACCCAG ATGTACGTGATGTGCGTCCTGGACTACGAGTTCCACGTCCTGGACAACGCCTTCCTGGTGCACAGGCCGGGGATCAAACGCCACCGGCGGGACCGCCACAGGGACATGCTGACGGCGAAGCAGAACGCCCTCCTCCACAACAAAATCACGCCCGAGCTCCACACCATTTACGGCAAAAGAGGAACGTGCTTCTTGTAG
- the LOC135209094 gene encoding beta-1,4-glucuronyltransferase 1-like isoform X5, with protein sequence MLIVLSSNRWEVMVGWRRSALVRGSFVLNVVFALYVAVHVVAPPRLVTPRGAAVSLIHDNLTSSSSSSSSDDPSADYPTESEPTIDDPSEPPAPPTPAPTLQEKVYPDLHTCHTPTLTARPALHGTHWVLYNYIPADTQPACNESVTYTTHADFTFLDNLVPLVERWRGPVSAAVFAPGGDFNTTLRTVAFLRTCRPLVAKHVTFHLFFPADHMPHHVPPTAHLIAQRPSCSMPPPYLAAHTYKRAHNLTYPVNIARNIARRAAATYFVLASDVELYPSLDFIRLFMAMMRRQDASRVPAPTRRVYVLPIFEIKSGLRPPATKAALVRMLKRGSAIPFHKFVCPQCHKVPGMREWAESNATDSVNVVMVAKRHPPFHHWEPIYVGTHLEPFYDERLSWEGRSDKMTQMYVMCVLDYEFHVLDNAFLVHRPGIKRHRRDRHRDMLTAKQNALLHNKITPELHTIYGKRGTCFL encoded by the exons GTGATGGTGGGATGGCGTCGGAGCGCGCTCGTGCGGGGCAGCTTCGTCCTAAATGTGGTCTTCGCCCTGTACGTGGCTGTCCACGTGGTGGCGCCCCCGAGGCTGGTCACGCCCCGGGGCGCCGCCGTCTCCCTGATCCACGATAACCTGACGTCCTCCTCGTCCTCATCTTCCTCCGACGACCCCTCGGCCGACTACCCGACCGAGAGCGAGCCGACCATCGACGACCCCTCGGAGCCGCCGGCGCCGCCCACGCCCGCCCCGACGCTGCAGGAGAAGGTGTACCCGGACCTGCACACGTGCCACACGCCCACGCTCACGGCCCGCCCGGCCCTCCACGGGACGCACTGGGTGCTGTACAACTACATTCCGGCGGACACGCAGCCCGCCTGCAACGAGTCGGTGACCTACACCACCCACGCCGACTTCACCTTCCTGGACAACCTGGTGCCGCTAGTGGAGCGGTGGCGGGGGCCCGTCAGCGCCGCCGTCTTCGCCCCCGGCGGCGACTTCAACACGACGCTGCGCACCGTCGCCTTCCTGCGCACCTGCCGCCCACTCGTCGCCAAGCATGTCACCTTCCACCTGTTCTTCCCGGCCGACCACATGCCTCACCACGTGCCGCCCACCGCCCACCTCATCGCTCAACGGCCCTCCTGCTCCATGCCGCCCCCGTACCTGGCCGCCCACACCTACAAGCGCGCCCACAACCTCACCTACCCGGTGAACATCGCGCGCAACATCGCGCGCAGGGCGGCCGCCACCTACTTCGTCCTGGCCAGCGACGTGGAGCTCTACCCCTCCCTCGACTTCATCCGCCTCTTCATGGCCATGATGCGGCGCCAGGACGCCTCTCGGGTGCCCGCGCCCACCCGCCGCGTGTACGTCCTGCCCATCTTCGAGATCAAGAGCGGCCTGCGGCCGCCCGCCACCAAAGCCGCCCTGGTGCGCATGCTCAAGCGGGGCTCCGCCATCCCCTTCCACAAGTTCGTGTGCCCCCAGTGCCACAAGGTGCCCGGCATGAGGGAGTGGGCGGAGTCCAACGCCACCGACAGCGTCAACGTGGTCATGGTGGCCAAGAGGCACCCGCCATTCCACCACTGGGAGCCCATCTACGTCGGCACCCACCTGGAGCCCTTCTACGACGAGAGGCTCTCCTGGGAAGGGCGCTCGGATAAGATGACCCAG ATGTACGTGATGTGCGTCCTGGACTACGAGTTCCACGTCCTGGACAACGCCTTCCTGGTGCACAGGCCGGGGATCAAACGCCACCGGCGGGACCGCCACAGGGACATGCTGACGGCGAAGCAGAACGCCCTCCTCCACAACAAAATCACGCCCGAGCTCCACACCATTTACGGCAAAAGAGGAACGTGCTTCTTGTAG
- the LOC135209094 gene encoding beta-1,4-glucuronyltransferase 1-like isoform X1 produces the protein MLIVLSSNRWEMNATTRLRNQAKRVSNIMSEKQVMVGWRRSALVRGSFVLNVVFALYVAVHVVAPPRLVTPRGAAVSLIHDNLTSSSSSSSSDDPSADYPTESEPTIDDPSEPPAPPTPAPTLQEKVYPDLHTCHTPTLTARPALHGTHWVLYNYIPADTQPACNESVTYTTHADFTFLDNLVPLVERWRGPVSAAVFAPGGDFNTTLRTVAFLRTCRPLVAKHVTFHLFFPADHMPHHVPPTAHLIAQRPSCSMPPPYLAAHTYKRAHNLTYPVNIARNIARRAAATYFVLASDVELYPSLDFIRLFMAMMRRQDASRVPAPTRRVYVLPIFEIKSGLRPPATKAALVRMLKRGSAIPFHKFVCPQCHKVPGMREWAESNATDSVNVVMVAKRHPPFHHWEPIYVGTHLEPFYDERLSWEGRSDKMTQMYVMCVLDYEFHVLDNAFLVHRPGIKRHRRDRHRDMLTAKQNALLHNKITPELHTIYGKRGTCFL, from the exons GTGATGGTGGGATGGCGTCGGAGCGCGCTCGTGCGGGGCAGCTTCGTCCTAAATGTGGTCTTCGCCCTGTACGTGGCTGTCCACGTGGTGGCGCCCCCGAGGCTGGTCACGCCCCGGGGCGCCGCCGTCTCCCTGATCCACGATAACCTGACGTCCTCCTCGTCCTCATCTTCCTCCGACGACCCCTCGGCCGACTACCCGACCGAGAGCGAGCCGACCATCGACGACCCCTCGGAGCCGCCGGCGCCGCCCACGCCCGCCCCGACGCTGCAGGAGAAGGTGTACCCGGACCTGCACACGTGCCACACGCCCACGCTCACGGCCCGCCCGGCCCTCCACGGGACGCACTGGGTGCTGTACAACTACATTCCGGCGGACACGCAGCCCGCCTGCAACGAGTCGGTGACCTACACCACCCACGCCGACTTCACCTTCCTGGACAACCTGGTGCCGCTAGTGGAGCGGTGGCGGGGGCCCGTCAGCGCCGCCGTCTTCGCCCCCGGCGGCGACTTCAACACGACGCTGCGCACCGTCGCCTTCCTGCGCACCTGCCGCCCACTCGTCGCCAAGCATGTCACCTTCCACCTGTTCTTCCCGGCCGACCACATGCCTCACCACGTGCCGCCCACCGCCCACCTCATCGCTCAACGGCCCTCCTGCTCCATGCCGCCCCCGTACCTGGCCGCCCACACCTACAAGCGCGCCCACAACCTCACCTACCCGGTGAACATCGCGCGCAACATCGCGCGCAGGGCGGCCGCCACCTACTTCGTCCTGGCCAGCGACGTGGAGCTCTACCCCTCCCTCGACTTCATCCGCCTCTTCATGGCCATGATGCGGCGCCAGGACGCCTCTCGGGTGCCCGCGCCCACCCGCCGCGTGTACGTCCTGCCCATCTTCGAGATCAAGAGCGGCCTGCGGCCGCCCGCCACCAAAGCCGCCCTGGTGCGCATGCTCAAGCGGGGCTCCGCCATCCCCTTCCACAAGTTCGTGTGCCCCCAGTGCCACAAGGTGCCCGGCATGAGGGAGTGGGCGGAGTCCAACGCCACCGACAGCGTCAACGTGGTCATGGTGGCCAAGAGGCACCCGCCATTCCACCACTGGGAGCCCATCTACGTCGGCACCCACCTGGAGCCCTTCTACGACGAGAGGCTCTCCTGGGAAGGGCGCTCGGATAAGATGACCCAG ATGTACGTGATGTGCGTCCTGGACTACGAGTTCCACGTCCTGGACAACGCCTTCCTGGTGCACAGGCCGGGGATCAAACGCCACCGGCGGGACCGCCACAGGGACATGCTGACGGCGAAGCAGAACGCCCTCCTCCACAACAAAATCACGCCCGAGCTCCACACCATTTACGGCAAAAGAGGAACGTGCTTCTTGTAG
- the LOC135209094 gene encoding beta-1,4-glucuronyltransferase 1-like isoform X6 yields MVGWRRSALVRGSFVLNVVFALYVAVHVVAPPRLVTPRGAAVSLIHDNLTSSSSSSSSDDPSADYPTESEPTIDDPSEPPAPPTPAPTLQEKVYPDLHTCHTPTLTARPALHGTHWVLYNYIPADTQPACNESVTYTTHADFTFLDNLVPLVERWRGPVSAAVFAPGGDFNTTLRTVAFLRTCRPLVAKHVTFHLFFPADHMPHHVPPTAHLIAQRPSCSMPPPYLAAHTYKRAHNLTYPVNIARNIARRAAATYFVLASDVELYPSLDFIRLFMAMMRRQDASRVPAPTRRVYVLPIFEIKSGLRPPATKAALVRMLKRGSAIPFHKFVCPQCHKVPGMREWAESNATDSVNVVMVAKRHPPFHHWEPIYVGTHLEPFYDERLSWEGRSDKMTQMYVMCVLDYEFHVLDNAFLVHRPGIKRHRRDRHRDMLTAKQNALLHNKITPELHTIYGKRGTCFL; encoded by the exons ATGGTGGGATGGCGTCGGAGCGCGCTCGTGCGGGGCAGCTTCGTCCTAAATGTGGTCTTCGCCCTGTACGTGGCTGTCCACGTGGTGGCGCCCCCGAGGCTGGTCACGCCCCGGGGCGCCGCCGTCTCCCTGATCCACGATAACCTGACGTCCTCCTCGTCCTCATCTTCCTCCGACGACCCCTCGGCCGACTACCCGACCGAGAGCGAGCCGACCATCGACGACCCCTCGGAGCCGCCGGCGCCGCCCACGCCCGCCCCGACGCTGCAGGAGAAGGTGTACCCGGACCTGCACACGTGCCACACGCCCACGCTCACGGCCCGCCCGGCCCTCCACGGGACGCACTGGGTGCTGTACAACTACATTCCGGCGGACACGCAGCCCGCCTGCAACGAGTCGGTGACCTACACCACCCACGCCGACTTCACCTTCCTGGACAACCTGGTGCCGCTAGTGGAGCGGTGGCGGGGGCCCGTCAGCGCCGCCGTCTTCGCCCCCGGCGGCGACTTCAACACGACGCTGCGCACCGTCGCCTTCCTGCGCACCTGCCGCCCACTCGTCGCCAAGCATGTCACCTTCCACCTGTTCTTCCCGGCCGACCACATGCCTCACCACGTGCCGCCCACCGCCCACCTCATCGCTCAACGGCCCTCCTGCTCCATGCCGCCCCCGTACCTGGCCGCCCACACCTACAAGCGCGCCCACAACCTCACCTACCCGGTGAACATCGCGCGCAACATCGCGCGCAGGGCGGCCGCCACCTACTTCGTCCTGGCCAGCGACGTGGAGCTCTACCCCTCCCTCGACTTCATCCGCCTCTTCATGGCCATGATGCGGCGCCAGGACGCCTCTCGGGTGCCCGCGCCCACCCGCCGCGTGTACGTCCTGCCCATCTTCGAGATCAAGAGCGGCCTGCGGCCGCCCGCCACCAAAGCCGCCCTGGTGCGCATGCTCAAGCGGGGCTCCGCCATCCCCTTCCACAAGTTCGTGTGCCCCCAGTGCCACAAGGTGCCCGGCATGAGGGAGTGGGCGGAGTCCAACGCCACCGACAGCGTCAACGTGGTCATGGTGGCCAAGAGGCACCCGCCATTCCACCACTGGGAGCCCATCTACGTCGGCACCCACCTGGAGCCCTTCTACGACGAGAGGCTCTCCTGGGAAGGGCGCTCGGATAAGATGACCCAG ATGTACGTGATGTGCGTCCTGGACTACGAGTTCCACGTCCTGGACAACGCCTTCCTGGTGCACAGGCCGGGGATCAAACGCCACCGGCGGGACCGCCACAGGGACATGCTGACGGCGAAGCAGAACGCCCTCCTCCACAACAAAATCACGCCCGAGCTCCACACCATTTACGGCAAAAGAGGAACGTGCTTCTTGTAG